The following DNA comes from Methermicoccus shengliensis DSM 18856.
GTCTGTGAAGCAAGAGAGATGCCCAGAAGCAGAGAACACCTCCTCCAGCCCGATTGTGGAGGTCTCTATCTCGTAGAAGCCCTCCTCGGTGCAGTACACCCTCCTCCACATATTCTCGATGTTGTGCTTGAGGGTGCATCCCAGTGGGCCATAGTCGTACAGCCCCGCCACCCCACCGTACAGCTCGAGGGAGCCCCATATGAACCCCCTGCGCTTGGCAAGCTCCATCACCCTCTCGTACGCGTCCATGTGCCCCTCCTCCATCTGGCTCGTATTTAACGCTATCTTCTTATATTGCTCTTTCAACGTGCTATCATGCTCACGTTCGTGGGGCTCGGGCTGTTCGATGAGCACGACATCACACTCAAGGGGCTACGAGCTGTTCAGCAGGCGGACGAGGTGTACGCGGAGTTCTACACATCGAGGCTGTGCGGGGCGAGCATCGAGCAGCTGGAGGCGCTGTACGGAAAGAAGGTGCATGTGCTCTCCCGCGAGGACATCGAGGGGCACCCCACGTTCATCGAGCGGGCACGTGAGCTGGATGTCGTGCTGCTCTCTGGGGGGGACCCGATGGTGTCCACCACCCACGTGGACCTGCGGCTGAGGGCGCACAGGATGGGCATTGCCACGAGGATTGTGCACGCCCCATCCATCGTCTCGGCGGTGTGCGGGCTCACAGGTTTGCAGAACTATCGCTTTGGCAGGTCAGCCACCGTGCCCTTCCCCTATGAGCATGGGGAAAGAAGGATGGTGTACGAGTCGCCCTACGATGTGGTGAGGGAGAACCTCGAGCGAAACCTGCACACTCTGCTGTACATGGACATCCAGAACGGGCGGTTCATGAGGGCGAGCGAGGGCGCGGCGCTGCTGCTCGAGGTGGCACAGAGAAGGGGAGATGAGGGGCTCTCCAGCCGCCTCGGGGTGGCAATCGCCCGTGCGGGCTCAGAGGATTGTGTGGTGCGGGCTGCCCCCCTCGAGGACATCGCGAGCATGGAGCTTGGGCCCCCGCTGCACGTGCTCGTGGTGCCAGCAGAGCTGCACTTCATGGAGGCAGAGGCGCTCGTTGAGTTTGCAAAAGCCCCACGGCACATTCTGGAGGGGTAGATGAGAGCAAAGGGCGTTAAGGTCGAAAAGAGAAGGGCAGAGCAGGTGCGAAGGTGGCTGCTCGAGCAGGGGCTGCTCGAGCCCTCATTAAAGCCTCACTCTGAGGGGGAGCATGTGTGCTTTCCCGTGGTGGGGCACGTAGAGGGCATGTGTGTGGTGGAGATGGAGTTTGAGGAGAGGGTGCAGAGGGCGCCCATCCCGAGGATGCACTTCGACGTGGTGGGGGACATCGCCCTTCTGGACATCTCTGGAGGGGAAGTGGGCACGGAAGAGCTCGAGAGGGCGAGGGCGCTTCTTGCGCATCGTGGCATCAGGGCGGTGTATGGCAGGCTGCCCGTGATGGGAGAGTTTCGCATTTCTCCCCTCATACACCTCGCTGGCGAGCGCAGAACACGCACCATCCACAGGGAGAACGGATGTGTGTTCGAGCTGGACATCGAGGGGGTGTATTTCAACCCGAGGCTTGCCACCGAGAGGGCGAGGGTGGAGAGAAGGACGCCGAGAGATGCCGTGGTGCTCGACATGTTTGCAGGCGTTGGTCCATTCTCCATCCTTCTGGCAAAACGCTCCAGGGAGCGAAGGGTGTATGCGGCAGAGAAGAACCCCGTGGCGTGTGAGTACCTCAGGGCAAACATAGCGCGCAACCACGTGGATGTGCACGTGTTCGAGGGGGACGTACGCCTTCACCCAAGGGTAAAGGCAGATGCCATAATAATGAACCTTCCCCACAGCGCTCCCTCTTTCCTGCCAACCGCCCTAAGGCACGCCACAGCAGGAGCACACCTCTTCTGCTACACCATCTCGCCCACAGAAACGCTCGATGAGCACGCAAGGGGGTTGTGCGCCAAGAACAATCTCGAGCTCGTGGACGTGCACGTGGTGAAAAGCTATGCCCCGGGGGTGGTGGTGGCGTGCGTCGAGATGGAGGTGCCCAAGGCAAAGACCAGGCAAAGACCAGGGCAAAGAGATATTAAATAGGGTTCTCAGAGGATGCTATATGAATGCAAGGATTTTGGTGTTGCTCGTGGTCATCATGGGGCTTGCCGTGGCGGGATGCACGCAGGCAAAGCAGGCATGGCCTGCCACCATACCCGAGGATGCGCTGAGCTCTGCTGGATGGGCACAGCAGGGCAATGTGAGCTATCAGGGCAGGGACATAGATGTGGCGGGCATAACGGTGGGCATCAACATGGCTCTCTTGTCCTATGTGGACACGACACTGCTCCAGCGGCTCCTCGAGGATGCCCAGCACAACGCCTCTGTGCTGATAGACAGCGAGTTCTCTGCCCTTCCCACCTCCACGAGGGAGCAGCTCAAGACACGGGTGAGGAGCACCATTCAGGGGGCGATCCCCACAGGAGGTGCG
Coding sequences within:
- a CDS encoding class I SAM-dependent methyltransferase, with protein sequence MRAKGVKVEKRRAEQVRRWLLEQGLLEPSLKPHSEGEHVCFPVVGHVEGMCVVEMEFEERVQRAPIPRMHFDVVGDIALLDISGGEVGTEELERARALLAHRGIRAVYGRLPVMGEFRISPLIHLAGERRTRTIHRENGCVFELDIEGVYFNPRLATERARVERRTPRDAVVLDMFAGVGPFSILLAKRSRERRVYAAEKNPVACEYLRANIARNHVDVHVFEGDVRLHPRVKADAIIMNLPHSAPSFLPTALRHATAGAHLFCYTISPTETLDEHARGLCAKNNLELVDVHVVKSYAPGVVVACVEMEVPKAKTRQRPGQRDIK
- the dph5 gene encoding diphthine synthase is translated as MLTFVGLGLFDEHDITLKGLRAVQQADEVYAEFYTSRLCGASIEQLEALYGKKVHVLSREDIEGHPTFIERARELDVVLLSGGDPMVSTTHVDLRLRAHRMGIATRIVHAPSIVSAVCGLTGLQNYRFGRSATVPFPYEHGERRMVYESPYDVVRENLERNLHTLLYMDIQNGRFMRASEGAALLLEVAQRRGDEGLSSRLGVAIARAGSEDCVVRAAPLEDIASMELGPPLHVLVVPAELHFMEAEALVEFAKAPRHILEG